Proteins from one Streptomyces sp. NBC_00289 genomic window:
- a CDS encoding PLD nuclease N-terminal domain-containing protein, whose amino-acid sequence MLRYLPFLLVLALWIYAFIDCLNTPEEQVRGLPKVVWVIIILLFGEVLVGPVAWLVAGKQRHGAAGGAASDSPWRRDRGTGFVAPDDNPEFLKSLKEDGKKDEAALLKDWEADLRRREEELRRKETGEDPKTD is encoded by the coding sequence ATGCTCAGGTATCTGCCCTTCCTGCTGGTCCTGGCGCTGTGGATCTACGCCTTCATCGACTGCCTGAACACCCCCGAGGAGCAGGTGCGCGGGCTGCCGAAGGTGGTCTGGGTGATCATCATCCTGCTGTTCGGCGAGGTGCTGGTCGGCCCGGTCGCCTGGCTGGTCGCGGGCAAGCAGCGGCACGGCGCGGCCGGTGGCGCGGCCTCCGACTCCCCCTGGCGCCGCGACCGGGGCACGGGGTTCGTCGCGCCCGACGACAACCCCGAGTTCCTCAAGTCCCTGAAGGAGGACGGCAAGAAGGACGAGGCCGCGCTCCTGAAGGACTGGGAGGCGGACCTGCGCCGCCGCGAGGAGGAACTGCGGCGCAAGGAGACCGGCGAGGACCCGAAGACCGACTGA
- a CDS encoding cytosine permease gives MTTTTADSTGTPAPAYGDKVIAVETAGSDPIPDAERHGSPLQLLWTWASPNIEFATVYIGVISVLFFGLGFWQATAAILLGAALGAVTQGVLSLDGPRFGVPQMVIGRLSFGHRGNLLPSGVNALLAGVGWFAVNSLSAAFALNTLTGLRPLPSLLLVVVAEIAIGFIGHNFVHVFERYAFPALALIFLLAGVWTVKDGHLGGGGAGGGLGGFLLAFSTAWGYTAGWNPYATDYSRYLPRTANRLRTVLYPALGLFVSVAIVAVIGAASATIAAPADASPTAAFTGHLPGWLGDLTLIAIILGAVSANALNVYSSAISLTSLGLNLPAWLGRSVLVVLSGVVGTAAAWASLSDAGSAYEAFLLVIAYWVAPWLGVVLVERLLRARTDDQELSARLTDRSFTNWPGVAALLAGVAVSVPLFSNQEKYVGWVPEHYPSFGDVTPLVGFALSAGLYAVLCAVSRRKGQPASA, from the coding sequence ATGACGACGACTACCGCCGACTCCACCGGCACGCCGGCCCCCGCCTACGGTGACAAGGTCATCGCGGTCGAGACGGCGGGCTCGGATCCGATTCCCGACGCCGAACGGCACGGCTCCCCGCTCCAGCTCCTGTGGACCTGGGCGTCCCCGAACATCGAGTTCGCGACCGTCTACATCGGCGTGATCTCCGTCCTCTTCTTCGGGCTGGGCTTCTGGCAGGCCACCGCCGCGATCCTGCTCGGCGCCGCGCTCGGCGCGGTCACCCAGGGCGTGCTGTCCCTGGACGGGCCGCGGTTCGGCGTCCCGCAGATGGTGATCGGCCGGTTGTCCTTCGGGCACCGGGGGAACCTGCTGCCGTCGGGGGTCAACGCGCTGCTGGCGGGCGTGGGCTGGTTCGCGGTGAACAGCCTGAGCGCGGCCTTCGCGCTGAACACGCTGACGGGCCTGCGGCCGCTGCCCTCCCTTCTCCTCGTGGTCGTCGCCGAGATCGCGATCGGCTTCATCGGCCACAACTTCGTGCACGTCTTCGAGCGGTACGCGTTCCCGGCGCTCGCGCTGATCTTCCTGCTGGCCGGGGTGTGGACGGTCAAGGACGGTCACCTCGGCGGGGGCGGCGCGGGCGGCGGCCTCGGCGGATTCCTGCTGGCGTTCAGCACGGCCTGGGGATACACGGCGGGCTGGAACCCGTACGCCACGGACTACTCGCGCTATCTGCCGCGCACCGCGAACCGGCTGCGGACCGTCCTGTACCCGGCGCTGGGCCTGTTCGTGTCGGTCGCGATCGTGGCCGTCATCGGTGCGGCCTCGGCGACGATCGCGGCACCGGCGGACGCGAGCCCGACGGCGGCCTTCACCGGCCATCTTCCCGGCTGGCTCGGCGACCTGACCCTGATCGCCATCATTCTGGGCGCGGTCTCGGCCAACGCCCTGAACGTCTACTCCTCCGCCATCTCCCTCACCTCGCTCGGCCTGAACCTCCCCGCGTGGCTGGGCCGCAGCGTGCTGGTCGTCCTGTCCGGAGTCGTGGGTACGGCGGCCGCGTGGGCCTCACTGTCGGACGCGGGGTCGGCGTACGAGGCGTTCCTGCTGGTCATCGCCTACTGGGTGGCGCCCTGGCTGGGGGTGGTGCTGGTCGAGCGGCTGCTCCGGGCGCGGACGGACGATCAGGAGCTGTCCGCCCGCCTCACCGACCGGTCCTTCACCAACTGGCCCGGTGTGGCGGCCCTGTTGGCCGGCGTGGCGGTGTCCGTCCCGCTGTTCTCCAACCAGGAGAAGTACGTCGGCTGGGTGCCGGAGCACTACCCGTCCTTCGGCGACGTGACCCCGCTGGTGGGCTTCGCGCTGAGCGCGGGGCTGTACGCGGTGCTGTGCGCGGTGTCGCGGCGGAAGGGTCAGCCGGCGTCGGCGTAG
- a CDS encoding Scr1 family TA system antitoxin-like transcriptional regulator gives MSRRNADGGAGLSTSTAAVFGEVLKHFREATLLTQEGLAREIPCDRSHVARVEAGTRVPQDTFAKKCDELLTTGGVLLRLWSRIDWYPQVEHPDWFRRRAEMDEVAVALREYQVQVVPGLLQTEDYARALFSRVARGEEVEERVRARLSRQRRFLADGGPMYVVILDESCLRNVVGSPAVMRAQCAHLLDVGRRPNIRIQIAPAGRPALVRPNAPMSLIKLPDGREWVYSESLDRGHFNDDPTVCARHGQTYDVLRADAPSAAESAALISDVLEGYEPHEQVRARRGDLDQEQLQRRQRRQLRRSKPRFPRRRPRPGQQGS, from the coding sequence GTGAGCCGACGCAACGCCGACGGGGGAGCGGGGCTCAGTACGAGCACGGCTGCCGTGTTCGGCGAGGTGCTCAAGCACTTCCGTGAGGCGACTCTGCTGACCCAGGAGGGGCTGGCGAGGGAGATCCCCTGCGACCGCTCTCATGTCGCCCGCGTCGAGGCGGGCACGCGGGTGCCGCAGGACACGTTCGCGAAGAAGTGCGACGAACTCCTCACCACGGGTGGGGTGTTGCTTCGGTTGTGGAGCCGGATCGACTGGTATCCGCAGGTGGAGCATCCGGACTGGTTCCGGCGCCGGGCGGAGATGGACGAGGTGGCGGTCGCCCTGCGGGAGTATCAAGTACAGGTCGTGCCGGGGTTGTTGCAGACGGAGGACTATGCGCGGGCGCTGTTCTCGCGCGTCGCACGCGGCGAAGAGGTCGAGGAGCGCGTCCGGGCGAGGCTCAGCCGACAGCGGCGCTTTCTTGCCGACGGCGGGCCGATGTACGTGGTCATCCTGGACGAGAGTTGTCTGCGCAACGTCGTCGGCAGTCCGGCCGTCATGCGCGCCCAGTGCGCGCACCTGCTCGACGTCGGGCGCCGCCCCAACATCCGTATCCAGATCGCCCCGGCCGGTCGTCCCGCGCTGGTCCGCCCCAACGCCCCGATGTCGTTGATCAAGCTGCCCGACGGACGGGAGTGGGTCTACTCGGAGTCGCTCGACCGAGGCCACTTCAACGACGATCCGACCGTCTGCGCGCGGCATGGCCAGACCTATGATGTGCTCAGAGCGGATGCTCCGTCAGCTGCCGAATCCGCCGCTCTGATCAGCGACGTGTTGGAAGGGTACGAGCCCCATGAACAGGTACGAGCTCGACGCGGCGACTTGGATCAAGAGCAGCTACAGCGGAGACAACGGCGGCAACTGCGTCGAAGTAAGCCCCGATTTCCCCGCCGCCGTCCCCGTCCGGGACAGCAAGGTTCCTGA